In Humulus lupulus chromosome 6, drHumLupu1.1, whole genome shotgun sequence, a single genomic region encodes these proteins:
- the LOC133785753 gene encoding uncharacterized protein LOC133785753, translating into MSDNKEKFHPALSITNVKSIIPITLDNETGQYHSWAALFTVQLCVHNLLDHIFPPTEEAAKAAYEKEKAADPALWKRLDAAILQWIYATISSDLLHAILFKDDSPQAAWNHLETLFHDNKGSRATQLEEELAAMNFENFSSIDAYCNHVKSLSDRLADVDAPVTNSRLVPKLTGGWPDSYSGVVDYIQNQDPLPSFENCRSRLKLRERTIKTAAAKESGGVAALVTTTNGSHYNPPIDGHNSSHGQNNKDKNRRKNNRGGNGQNNRSRNKNGGFGGGGSSSGTGNGSYNPQQRWQPPPGLSPWAAWQQP; encoded by the coding sequence ATGTCAGACAACAAAGAAAAGTTCCACCCCGCCCTCTCGATTACCAACGTGAAATCCATCATCCCAATCACATTGGATAACGAAACTGGCCAATATCATTCATGGGCTGCTCTTTTCACGGTTCAACTCTGTGTCCACAACCTCCTTGACCACATCTTTCCTCCCACTGAGGAAGCAGCAAAGGCCGCCTACGAGAAGGAGAAAGCTGCTGACCCAGCTCTTTGGAAACGTCTCGACGCCGCCATACTGCAATGGATTTATGCCACCATATCCTCCGACCTTCTCCATGCCATATTGTTCAAGGATGACTCGCCCCAGGCCGCATGGAACCACCTTGAAACTCTATTCCATGACAATAAAGGATCTCGTGCTACTCAGCTTGAAGAGGAATTGGCTGCCATGAATTTTGAGAATTTCTCCAGCATCGATGCTTATTGCAACCATGTCAAGTCATTGTCCGATAGACTAGCCGACGTGGATGCTCCGGTGACGAATAGTCGCCTTGTTCCCAAACTTACAGGAGGATGGCCAGATTCGTACTCCGGCGTGGTTGACTACATTCAGAACCAAGACCCACTACCCTCGTTCGAAAATTGTCGATCTCGTCTCAAGCTTCGAGAACGAACCATCAAAACCGCTGCCGCTAAAGAAAGTGGTGGTGTTGCTGCCCTTGTCACCACTACAAATGGGTCACATTATAATCCTCCCATCGATGGCCACAATAGCTCTCATGGTCAAAACAACAAAGACAAAAATAGGAGGAAGAATAATAGAGGCGGTAATGGTCAAAACAACCGCTCTCGCAATAAAAATGGCGGTTTCGGCGGTGGTGGCTCCTCTTCCGGCACAGGCAACGGCAGCTACAACCCCCAGCAGCGATGGCAGCCGCCTCCTGGCCTCAGCCCATGGGCAGCGTGGCAGCAACCTTGA